In Taeniopygia guttata chromosome 7, bTaeGut7.mat, whole genome shotgun sequence, a single window of DNA contains:
- the ASB1 gene encoding ankyrin repeat and SOCS box protein 1 isoform X1 translates to MAEGGDPPAPGSAGRNLKEWLREQFCDHPLEHCEDTRLHDAAFVGDLPTLRSLLQDESFQSRINEKSVWCCGWLPCTPLRIAATAGHGPCVDFLLRKGAEIDLVDVKGQTALYVAVVNGHLECAKILLKAGADPNGSRHHRSTPVYHAARVGRADILRELIRYGADVDVNHQLASRGPGQALRPLTTLVVCPLYISAAYHNLPCFRLLLQAGANPDFNCCGPINVQGFSRGSPVCVLDAVLRHGCEPAFVRLLIDFGADLNLVKVEALGVEATGRVKVNAEALEVFKEARGRTRSLLSLCRIAVRRILGKSRLELIHSLPIPDPIKQFLLHEHS, encoded by the exons ATGGCGGAGGGCGGGGACCCGCCCGCCCCGGGCAG CGCAGGGCGCAACCTGAAGGAGTGGCTGCGGGAGCAGTTCTGCGACCACCCGCTGGAGCACTGCGAGGACACCCGGCTGCACGACGCGGCCTTCGTGGGGGACCTGCCCACGCTGCGCAGCCTGCTGCAGGACGAGAGCTTCCAGAG CCGGATCAATGAGAAGTCGGTGTGGTGCTGCGGGTGGCTGCCCTGCACCCCCCTGCGCATCGCGGCCACCGCCGGCCACGGCCCCTGCGTCGACTTCCTGCTGCGCAAAGGGGCCGAGATCGACCTGGTGGACGTCAAGGGGCAGACAGCCCTCTACGTGGCCGTGGTCAACGGGCACCTGGAGTGTGCCAAGATCCTGCTGAAGGCCGGCGCTGACCCCAACGGCAGCCGGCACCACCGCAGCACCCCGGTGTACCACGCGGCACGCGTGGGGCGCGCCGACATCCTGCGGGAGCTCATCAG GTACGGCGCGGACGTGGACGTGAACCACCAGCTGGCTTCCCGCGGGCCGGGGCAGGCGCTGCGGCCGCTGACCACGCTGGTGGTGTGTCCCCTGTACATCAGCGCTGCCTACCACAACCTGCCCTGCTTCCGtctgctgctgcaggcgggaGCCAACCCGGATTTTAACTGCTGCGGGCCCATCAACGTGCAGGGCTTCTCGCGGGGCTCGCCCGTGTGCGTGCTGGACGCCGTCCTGCGGCACGGCTGCGAGCCGGCCTTCGTCCGCCTCCTCATTGACTTTGGAGCAGATCTCAACCTCGTCAAGGTGGAGGCCTTGGGAGTTGAGGCCACGGGGAGGGTCAAGGTGAATGCCGAGGCGCTGGAGGTGTTCAAAGAAGCGAGGG GCCGCACCCGGAGCCTCTTGTCTCTGTGCCGCATAGCTGTACGGAGAATCCTTGGCAAATCCCGCCTGGAGCTGATCCATAGCCTTCCCATCCCAGACCCCATTAAACAATTTTTACTCCATGAACACAGTTAA
- the ASB1 gene encoding ankyrin repeat and SOCS box protein 1 isoform X2: protein MAEGGDPPAPGSAGRNLKEWLREQFCDHPLEHCEDTRLHDAAFVGDLPTLRSLLQDESFQSRINEKSVWCCGWLPCTPLRIAATAGHGPCVDFLLRKGAEIDLVDVKGQTALYVAVVNGHLECAKILLKAGADPNGSRHHRSTPVYHAARVGRADILRELIRYGADVDVNHQLASRGPGQALRPLTTLVVCPLYISAAYHNLPCFRLLLQAGANPDFNCCGPINVQGFSRGSPVCVLDAVLRHGCEPAFVRLLIDFGADLNLVKVEALGVEATGRVKAAPGASCLCAA, encoded by the exons ATGGCGGAGGGCGGGGACCCGCCCGCCCCGGGCAG CGCAGGGCGCAACCTGAAGGAGTGGCTGCGGGAGCAGTTCTGCGACCACCCGCTGGAGCACTGCGAGGACACCCGGCTGCACGACGCGGCCTTCGTGGGGGACCTGCCCACGCTGCGCAGCCTGCTGCAGGACGAGAGCTTCCAGAG CCGGATCAATGAGAAGTCGGTGTGGTGCTGCGGGTGGCTGCCCTGCACCCCCCTGCGCATCGCGGCCACCGCCGGCCACGGCCCCTGCGTCGACTTCCTGCTGCGCAAAGGGGCCGAGATCGACCTGGTGGACGTCAAGGGGCAGACAGCCCTCTACGTGGCCGTGGTCAACGGGCACCTGGAGTGTGCCAAGATCCTGCTGAAGGCCGGCGCTGACCCCAACGGCAGCCGGCACCACCGCAGCACCCCGGTGTACCACGCGGCACGCGTGGGGCGCGCCGACATCCTGCGGGAGCTCATCAG GTACGGCGCGGACGTGGACGTGAACCACCAGCTGGCTTCCCGCGGGCCGGGGCAGGCGCTGCGGCCGCTGACCACGCTGGTGGTGTGTCCCCTGTACATCAGCGCTGCCTACCACAACCTGCCCTGCTTCCGtctgctgctgcaggcgggaGCCAACCCGGATTTTAACTGCTGCGGGCCCATCAACGTGCAGGGCTTCTCGCGGGGCTCGCCCGTGTGCGTGCTGGACGCCGTCCTGCGGCACGGCTGCGAGCCGGCCTTCGTCCGCCTCCTCATTGACTTTGGAGCAGATCTCAACCTCGTCAAGGTGGAGGCCTTGGGAGTTGAGGCCACGGGGAGGGTCAAG GCCGCACCCGGAGCCTCTTGTCTCTGTGCCGCATAG